CGCGGAGGACTTGGGAAGACCATGAGGACCACCTGTTTCACGACTGCTCTGTTCGGCCTGAGTGTTGGTCTGATCAGCCTTGAAGCTGGCTTATCAGGGGCACAGGCTGGTTGCAACTTCCTCCCCCCAGTCGGCGGAAACGGAAGCAGCAACATCGTCAAAAAACGGGTGAGCAGAGAGAAGCTGATCGGCCGCACCAACTGGAACACAGACTTTGCTGTCAATGCTCCGTACAGCAGTTTCAAGCTTTTCTTCACAGCGGACTCCACTGCCAGCGGTACCTATCCAGTTGAAGCATTCCTGAAATTCACTGACGGCAGCAATCTGCGCGTGGTGAAGGAGTCAATGACTCCTCCAATCGGCACAGGCAGGCAATTCGGACCGTTCACCGTTCCCCAGGGCAAACAGGTCAATCAGGTGAACTTCAAGATCGGAGCAGGCAGCGATCCCAACTCAACAGGATTCAGCTACCGCATTTCCGTTCAGGGCTGCAACTGATCCATTCCAGAGAGCAATGCGTGATCGCCTCTGGATTGTCATCCCCGCAGCGGGATTTCCATTCCTGCTCGTGCTGTTCATTGTTCTCTGGCAGTCTCTGCAACAACAGAACCGCACCATTCAGAACCTGGTGAAGCAGCTCGACGGACTCGAAGGTGTCGAGCTGCGTAACAGGGAAGGGAACCAAGCACTGATCGAACAGCAGCTTGAGGTTCTCCAGACAAGACAACAAAAGCTGCAGAGGCAGATCAGCAATCTGGAAAGCTGGCAGCGTGCTTCCGGTGATCGGGAACGGACCCTCTGGAACAGGCTCGAAACACCGTTCCCACCCACTCTGGGTCCCGACCTTACCGACGAGCGGGACATTGAGCGAACAACACCACCCGAACTGCCTTCATCTCCACAGCTGTCATCACCACGGCCTTCATCTCAGCAGCCTTCATCTCGACAGCCTTCATCTCAGCAGCCGTCATCTCAACAGCCAGTGATCAGCCCTTGACCGCATCGCCAGTGGCACTGGGAAGAATGAAGCGCTGCAGAAGAATGAACAGCAGCAGCACCGGAAGGATAGAAATCACGGATCCTGCGGCCACAATTCTCCAATCGAGAGAAAAACTGCTGGCCAGCTGCTGCAGACCCAGCGGCAACGTGAACAGCTGAGGATCATCCAGAATCACCAGCGGCCAGAGGAAATCGCTCCAGGTGCCGATGAAGACAAACATGGCCAGGGTGATGAGATCAGCTCGTGCGGCTGGAATCATCACGTTCCACCACTCACCGAGCTTGCTGCAGCCATCCATTCGAGCGGCCTCTTCCAACTCAGCCGGAACACCGAGAAAGCTCTGACGTAGGAGATACAACCCGAAGGCGGTTGCCGCCTGGGGAATGACAAGAGCCATCAGGGTGTTGCGCAGACCCAGCTGCACCATCAGGAGATAAAGGGGGATCATCACCACCTGAAACGGAATCAGGATGGTGGCGACCACCAAGCCCAGCACCAAGCCACGGCCGGTGAAGCGCATTCGTGCCAGGGGGTAGGCCGCCAGGGAGCAGAACAGCAGATTGGCCACCACAGCCAACAGGCTGACCACTGTGCTGTTGAACAGATAGCGACCCAGTGGGTTGTCTCGAAACAGCCGTCCGTAGGCATCAAGGCTGGGTTGTAAGGGCAGCAGCGCTGGAGGGCTCGTAAAAATGTCCTCTGCAGGGCCCTTCAGAGACGTGCTTACCAGCCAGAGAAGGGGCACAAGCACGACCAGTGCCAGCAACAGCAGTATCAGCAGCTGGAGCAACGCCCCGGCACGAAGCCCAGCTTTGCCCGCTGGGCCTCGAGTGACGGAGGACTGCATCAATTTCAGAGAGTGGGGCGGGCTTCAAGAGGTGCGGTGTCCCTCTGCGGATGCAAAGCCTGTTGTGCAGACCCAGCCACCAGACGGTTCAGAGCATTCACAAATGCCTGAGCCGCAGCCACCACCACATCCGTATCGGCGGAATGACCCGAATACAACTCACCGTCGCGTCGCAGCCTGATGGTCACCTCACCGATGGCATCAATGCCCTCGGTCACAGATTTCACGGAGAACTCCACCAGTTCATTGGGCTCCCCGGCCAGAGCATTGAGGGCTTGACAAACGGCATCAACAGGACCGGTGCCGATCGACGCCATGGTCTGCTCATTGCCATCTTCATCCGCCAAGGTGACAGTGGCAGTGGGGCTGAGGCTGCTGCCGCAACTCACCTGCACCAGCTTCAGCAGATAGCGGGCCTCCGGCTGCTGAACCTGCTCACTGACAATGGCTTCAAGGTCACGATCAGTGATTTCGCGTTTGCGATCGGCGAGGTCCTTGAAACGAGCGAAAGCATCATCAAGATCTTCACGGCTGAGGTCGTACCCCAGCTCTTCCAGACGCGCGCGCACGGCACTGCGACCACTTAACTTTCCCAGGGAAATGCGGTTATCACTGAGCCCCACAGTGCGTGCGTCGACGATTTCATAGGTCAGCCGGTTCTTGAGTACACCGTCCTGATGAATCCCCGATTCATGGGCGAACGCATTGGCACCCACGATCGCCTTGTTGGGCTGAACCACCATGCCGGTGAGGTTGGAGACCAGGCGTGAGGTTTTGGTGATCTCCTCAGTACGCACAGCAGTCAGTGGAGTCGGCGAATCCGCATCGCGTCCGAAGAAGGGATTGAAGTAGCGGCGGCGCACATGCAATGCCATCACCAGTTCCTCGAGGGCAGCGTTACCAGCTCGCTCACCGATGCCGTTGATCGTGCATTCGAGCTGTCGCGCTCCGTTCTTGACAGCCTCCAGGAAGTTGGCGACAGCAAGGCCAAGATCGTTGTGTCCATGCACTGACAACACTGCATCGCCGATGTTGGGAACATGGCGATCAATACCCGCGATCAGCTCGCCGAACTCAGTCGGCGTGGTGTATCCGACCGTGTCAGGGATGTTGATGGTGGTGGCGCCTGCAGCGATCGCTGCCTCGATGACTTCGTAAAGAAATTCAGGATCACTGCGTCCTGCGTCTTCGCAGGAGAATTCAACGTCATCGACCAGGGAGTGGGCGTAAGCCACCATGTCGGGGACGATGGCCAGCACCTCCTTTCGACTTTTTCGCAGCTTGTGTTCAAGGTGAATATCACTGGTTGCGATAAAGGTGTGAATCCGTCTCCGCGGTGCAGGAGCTACTGCTTCAGCGCAGGCTTTGATATCGCCCCTGGACGCTCGAGACAGCCCACAGATCACTGGGCCGTGTTCTCCCCCGACCTGCTGGGCGATGCGCTGGACAGCGGCAAAGTCCCCTGGACTGGCAAAAGGGAAGCCCGCCTCGATCACATCGACGCCCAGTCTCGCCAGCTGCTGCGCGATCGCCAGCTTCTCCTCAAGATTGAGACTGGCTCCCGGAGATTGCTCACCGTCCCGGAGGGTGGTGTCAAAGACCAGAACGCGGCCTGGGTCGTGGGCCATGGCAAAAGCCTCGACACGATTTAGTCGGAATGACTATGGATAAGACCACTCTAAGCGAGTGAGCCAGTGCCAATGCTGTAGATCCCGCCCGTAATCCCGGTACATTCACACGGTTGATGGGACGGAAAAGTGGCCAACGGGGCACTGGCTCTTGTTCTGCATGCCCATCTGCCGTACGTCCGCGGCGCAGAAGCCCACTCGCTTGAAGAGGACTGGTTCTTCCAGGCACTGATCGAGTGCTATCTCCCCCTGCTGGAGACCCTCGAGCGAGCTGCTACCGATCCGGGACAGAGCCCACAGCTGACCATGGGGTTATCGCCCACTCTGCTGTCACTGCTGGCCGATTCCACGCTGAGACAGCGTTTTCCGGCCTGGGTCAAAGCACGACTCAACCTGTTGCACCATGCCCCGTCTGACCGGCGAGCTGCAGCGGAGCATCTGGCCAGCTGCTTCGAGCGGCACCTCACTGCCTGGCAACACTGTGACGGCGACGTCATTCCACGGTTCCGTGAACTCCAGCGCCAAGGTGTTCTCGATCTGCTCACCTGTGGGGCCACACACGGGTATCTACCCCTGCTGAGAGAGCACCCTGAGGTGGTGCGTGCTCAGTTGCGAACGGCCGTCAGAGAGCACCACAGATTGCTGGGAGAGTGGCCTCTGGGCATCTGGCTTCCCGAATGTGCCTACTACGAAGAACTGGATCGCTGGATGCGCGATGC
Above is a window of Synechococcus sp. BIOS-E4-1 DNA encoding:
- a CDS encoding signal protein; this encodes MRDRLWIVIPAAGFPFLLVLFIVLWQSLQQQNRTIQNLVKQLDGLEGVELRNREGNQALIEQQLEVLQTRQQKLQRQISNLESWQRASGDRERTLWNRLETPFPPTLGPDLTDERDIERTTPPELPSSPQLSSPRPSSQQPSSRQPSSQQPSSQQPVISP
- a CDS encoding carbohydrate ABC transporter permease, yielding MQSSVTRGPAGKAGLRAGALLQLLILLLLALVVLVPLLWLVSTSLKGPAEDIFTSPPALLPLQPSLDAYGRLFRDNPLGRYLFNSTVVSLLAVVANLLFCSLAAYPLARMRFTGRGLVLGLVVATILIPFQVVMIPLYLLMVQLGLRNTLMALVIPQAATAFGLYLLRQSFLGVPAELEEAARMDGCSKLGEWWNVMIPAARADLITLAMFVFIGTWSDFLWPLVILDDPQLFTLPLGLQQLASSFSLDWRIVAAGSVISILPVLLLFILLQRFILPSATGDAVKG
- a CDS encoding 2-isopropylmalate synthase → MAHDPGRVLVFDTTLRDGEQSPGASLNLEEKLAIAQQLARLGVDVIEAGFPFASPGDFAAVQRIAQQVGGEHGPVICGLSRASRGDIKACAEAVAPAPRRRIHTFIATSDIHLEHKLRKSRKEVLAIVPDMVAYAHSLVDDVEFSCEDAGRSDPEFLYEVIEAAIAAGATTINIPDTVGYTTPTEFGELIAGIDRHVPNIGDAVLSVHGHNDLGLAVANFLEAVKNGARQLECTINGIGERAGNAALEELVMALHVRRRYFNPFFGRDADSPTPLTAVRTEEITKTSRLVSNLTGMVVQPNKAIVGANAFAHESGIHQDGVLKNRLTYEIVDARTVGLSDNRISLGKLSGRSAVRARLEELGYDLSREDLDDAFARFKDLADRKREITDRDLEAIVSEQVQQPEARYLLKLVQVSCGSSLSPTATVTLADEDGNEQTMASIGTGPVDAVCQALNALAGEPNELVEFSVKSVTEGIDAIGEVTIRLRRDGELYSGHSADTDVVVAAAQAFVNALNRLVAGSAQQALHPQRDTAPLEARPTL